The genomic segment GGGCAGGCCAACTTCGGTGCCCCGCGCAGTGTCAGCGCATCCATCAGCTGGACCTATTGATTCCAGTAGAAATCTTCCTTTGGTTTTGTGATATATCGCGAAACGCTTGGCAGACACGGTGCAAATCGTGTCTGCTTTTTTATGTGAAGCTATCTGGCTGACACTTTGGCAAGTTTTAACGCTAGCGGCAAAGGTTTGTAATATGATAGGCGCACTGTGATGTTTCGACTCGATCAAAGGTCAATTTATGTATATGAAGTTAAAGGTTTGCTTGGTGGCACTGGGTTTGTTGATATCAGCGGGTTTGCCGCAGGTGGTAAAAGCCGAACAGTGGCAGCCGCTGCTGGATGCAGAGCTGAGCCAATGGCGAACCTACCTGGGGTTTCCTAACGCAGAAACCCCTGTATCTGGGCTGGCAAAAGACGAGAGCGGTGATTATATCGAGCCCGTCGGTTATGACCGAGATGAATGGAATGTATTCAGTGTCAGCACTGACACCGGAGAACCCGTGTTGCGTATCTCGGGCGAAATATACGGCGGCATTTTCACGCGACGCGAGTTTGAAAATTACCATTTGCGTTTGCAGGTAAAGTGGGGCGAGAAGAAGTGGCCGCCCCGTGAAAATTTGCCTTTGGATACCGGCATCTTATACCACGGTACCGGTGAGCATGGGGTCGATTACTGGCGCGCCTGGCCCTTATCGCAAGAGTTTCAGATAGTCGAGCAGGGGGTGGATGGTCTTACCGGCGACTGGTGGAAAATTGCCTATTCGCAAATTGATATTCGCTGCGCTAAAAACGCTGAAGACGAAACCTATCGCTACAGCCCGAAAGCTCCGTTAAAAACTTTTGGCGGGAATGACGGGCCTATTACTTGTGGCGCCAGCCACAATAACGAA from the Gilvimarinus sp. DA14 genome contains:
- a CDS encoding DUF1080 domain-containing protein; protein product: MYMKLKVCLVALGLLISAGLPQVVKAEQWQPLLDAELSQWRTYLGFPNAETPVSGLAKDESGDYIEPVGYDRDEWNVFSVSTDTGEPVLRISGEIYGGIFTRREFENYHLRLQVKWGEKKWPPRENLPLDTGILYHGTGEHGVDYWRAWPLSQEFQIVEQGVDGLTGDWWKIAYSQIDIRCAKNAEDETYRYSPKAPLKTFGGNDGPITCGASHNNEKPSGEWNTLELITYQGKSLHIVNGEVVMALSASAYPTNSGTKPLTRGQIVLQSEAGEVYFRRIELKPINAIADSYRHYFQ